ACGTTTGAGGACACTTGTAGACATTCCAATAATTTACAGAAATGGAGAAATTACTGATTTAATTGACATCGTTCAAAGAGGGCTGTTGGAGATATTTCATATTGTATTGGAATGATCTTTTAATCTAGTCAATATAATATGCTGTAAAATATTTAATGTAAAGTAACAGATTGAACACACCCATAAAATAAGCATGCTTGAGTTCTTATATTACTGCTTTATATATTTCTGAATCTGAGCATACTGAATATTTTGAGGCAGATGGGTAGATATGAACTCAATATTTAATATACTAAATAAGCAACTATATTTTCAAAGTAAATTTGGTCTTATATCCATACTTCACATTAGCTGAACATGTTTCCTTAAGGGTTATTAAAAGGAATAGCTTTTAAAAGTCTGACTTCtgatttgtttttggtttttttaatattttctggTGCATTTAAAAATACGCATGAATATGCTTTAGCCCAAGTTATGGAATCTTGCAAAGTAATAATGTATTGCTTAGAGAGAAAatgtgaaagaaaagaaaatataatcTCAACTGCACATAAATGGATTACAAAGCATAACTGCAATTTGTTTAATTTAACATGACACAAATGTATTGTGCCCCAAATTGATACACCTTCCATTAAGAAAGATGTTTACTATCCATTTTTGCCAGATAGGTACCTTTTAGTATCAGGAAGGCTGCTATCTTATTATTAATATTACACCAAAATGTGTTCACTTTGTCTGAATCCAGTACTGTTCTGTAGCATACTTTAACATAAACAGTGCCTTCAAATAAAAGTAGTGAAGTGCAGAACTGAGGGCTATGCATGTTCCTTTTGATAAGATATTCTTAATTCTAGTAAAACATGAAGGATGTCATGCTGGCATTTTGGTTCCTGATGGCAAATTTGACTGTTCTTCAACGGTGGACACAATGCATAGAAAAAGTATTTTCAAGGTTCTGAAGGGAGTTTTACAATTGATGTAGAAATTTGATAACACTAACAGTGTCTCAAGTCTAGTCAGTACACTAAAGGATATTTTTCATCTAAATTTCCTTCCCATctgttatatattttaaattaagagaaaatataaaatttaaTATTCTCCTTGACACCAAGAATATATTGACAAATGAATGCAAAATGTTTATTAaatctttcagaaatatttttgtaCTCTTCTGTTTAAAATATTAGTGTTATAGTTAATTACAAACAAGCCAGttatcaaaatttaaaaatattgcgTATCAGCAAGAGGAAGTGTACttacaattattttatttgtagAGGTATCTGAGGCAGGCTTATTGAAAACTGCACTGAAACAATTGCTGGCAATTTCCatactttttatttttgttttgttgttcatGGAAATGTTTGTACTTTTTTATCATTGtctcttttgaaatataatgttCTAAAGATAGTGGAGTtgtctaattttatttttttctaggcACTGTAGTCTATAGAAGGTGGCTCCTTCAATGTATTAAGAAAAAATAAGCGTTCTTTGAAATCTCTGGTACAGTATCATTCTCACATTGATCCCACAATTGACAGGATGGGAAGTTTCTTATTTGATAAGAACTGATCTTGTAGAAACCATTTACAGATAACATGTTTTCAAAGCATGTTAAGTTTTTATAAAATCattcaacttttaaaaaattgtaatagCATAGGGTAAGAATTATttgtggcatttttttttaattcttcccaGAGCAACATAGCACTGAGCCTGACTTGTAATGTCTAGGGGCTATTGTAAAACAATTTATTACAAAACCTAAAAATGGTGTACCTCAGCTGATTAACAAATTTGATCACCTGTTGAAATTTAATACAACAATTTAGTAATAATGGTTGTATCTCTGAaaactggcattctctggtccggcaacatctgttatctggcaggaccatggatgcgtCTAGACCATAGAACTCTGGAGCCTAAGGACAGGAGGGCCACCTGGGGCAGTGGAAAACAGGGTGGCAGCTCGGAGGCAAAGCAGGACTGGGGCCGGAGTCCCACAGCAACCCCTGGGAACACAGGGCTACTGTCGGAGTCTCCTGACAATCCCctggagagtggggctgggccagagccccagggcaTCTCATAGCAATGTGAGGCTGGGACAGGAGTCCCTGCAGCAGAGTGAGACTGGGCTGAAGTCCCCCAGCAGTCCATGTCAGCACTGTGGCAGTCCCTGGGAATGCagggctggattcagagccctgtggcagtgtggggcctCAGTCCCTTGGCAGCCCCCAGAAGCGCtgggccagagccctgcagcagtcCCTGGAGCGTGGGGTTGGGACCAGAGCCCTGCAGTAGCCCCTGGGAGCACGAGGCTGGGCCAGAGTCCTGCGGCAGCCCATGGTCCGCAGCCGGAGCCTGTGCTGctcagggagctggcagcagctagacaagcagcccagccagtttGGGGGAGAATGCAAGGCAGGGTTCCTGGtggagcagcctgccagcagcatggGGTTGGGGCTGGTGGCAGACCTCCCCTGGTTTGACAAACTCTCTTGTTTGGGACCGGTGTGGTCCCAACGATGCCAggccaggaaggtccaacctgtacttaatTCTTAAcactttttatttgtttaatttttcaagTACTTTCAGATTTAAAGAATTGTTGTCCAAACATACTATATTGATTGAATTCTAACTAATAAGTTACTTCTTCTAAGCATAATACATACCTAGAAATATTCTAAAATGCTATAAGTAGCAGAAAAGTACCCAATATGGAGAGATTTCACTTAAGTCTTTCTTAGAATTATTAAACCTGATAGCAGACAGAGATCATCATGTGTTAGTGGTTTCCCCTTTTCATCTGTCATCCCTTTCTTTTAATTATTACTTTTATAGTAGCAACTAGAGTTCGTATCCCAACCGTAGCCAAATTTATATGTACTGTGTATGACCTGGGTTCTAAATGACAGTGATATACAAAAGTAGGAGAAGGACATacacataggctgcatctagactggcatgattttgcggaaatacttttaacggaaaagtttttccgttaaaagtatttctgcaaaagcacatctagattggcacggatgcttttgcgcaaaaagtgcttttgcgcaaaagcatctgtggccagtctagacgcgattttgcgcaataaagccccgattgccattttagccatcggggcttttttgtgcaaaacagttcttccctgtctacactggccctcttgcacaagtattcttgcacaagagagctttttcccgagcgggagcgtgaaagtatttgcgcaagaagcactgattttgtacattacaaaggcagtgctcttgcgcaaattcaagaggccagtgtagacagttggcaagtttttgtgcaaaagcgcctgcttttgtgcaaaatcttgccagtctagacgcacccatggtGTTTTTTCTTATTTACAATATACATTTTCTGTTTAATTATATAAGTATTAGCTATCTCTGAATGCCACACAATCTTGTCACCGTTTGGAGGCTGATTTGGTCTTTTGTAGACATAGCTGCAGAAGTGCAAGATCAAAAGGATTTGGTGTAGGAGCTGTTATTGCCTCTTTTGGCAGTGTCTGGGTCTAAGTACACAACATACTGATGAAGATAGAGTAAATGCATCTTGTTCCATAATTTTGCTTTTGAGACTTTTTTTGTAATACAGATCTGTTTTGTTCACATTTCTTTTGTGATGAGGACTTTGGTTTATCAGTCTTATGGAAGATTTGAGTTTGCTTCTGGTGTCTCAACAATGTGGTTTCAATATAGGTTTTTTATAACTCTAAGAGCATTACTTCTGAACAAAGAAAAACATTTGAAAGAgtatttgaaaacattttaagAAGTGTTTATTTATTTTACCAGAGTTAacacaattttcaaaataaaaatcttttgCATAGCAGTTCGCTTGTGTGCTCATGTTTCAAGATGAAAAATATTATGTGAGTAATAATTACTGACTGTTGGAGTCAAAGAGCAGAATCATTCATTACAGGAAATCAATTGACAAATCAAAATTGACCAGCGTAGGACAGTTTTCATGGTTAATGTGCAGTTCCTAATTCCTTTGGTTCACTAACTGCAGCTGTAGTTGAGTAAGAAAAAGGACTAAGGAGAACAGCAATAGTATAATGACGATGACCAGAATCATTAGCATTGAATATCACctggagaggagaaagaaaaacatttGAGAGTGATACATAGTTGTACATTTTTAAAGCCAAAAGGGATAATTGTGATCATTCTTATCTGACCACCTGCATATCACAAACCATAGAATTTACCCACATTATTTGCTTGAACTAGAGTaaaactatttttgtttttgtttgtttgaatcaAATCTTAATTTTAAATCTCTCcaggatggagaatccaccacaacccttcaTAACTAACCTTTGGAACAACTTAccctcactgtttaaaaaaaaaaaaaaaagtgctcctTATTTTTGTCTAAACTTGTGTAGCTTCAACTTTCATTGATCTTGTAATTTTGTGCTAAAATTGAAGGGCTCGCTGTTAATTTCCCATCTAGGTATTTGTGGACTGTGATAGGCTGGATTGAGATGCATAtgtctattatttcaaaacatgttttacaattttttaatcatggctcttctctgaatcctttcTAACTTATCAATAACCTTGAAATGTGGCACAGTATTTTAGTAGTATTGCACCAGTGCTAAATTACAACTTCTCTGCTCCTCAAGATTCCCTTATTTATACACGTTTTGGCCTCAATGTTGCACTGACAGCTTATGTTCAGCCAGCTCTCCACTATGACACTCCAGCACTTCTTTGAAACATCATTTCCCTGAGTGGAGTGACTAGTCTAATAGCTCTTTGTGTGTGTTATTAAATctgattattttgaaacataGTGTGTTTGCATCCAACTTATCAAGTGATCCAGATTTCTCTGTGACCTGTCCTCTTTATTACTTACCAGTTCCCAAATAACCAACTGTGCCTCTAAATCTATACAATAGTTTTATCTCGAGTTTAAATTTCGGAAGCACACACATTCTTTTCTAATGCTTTGACAATTTTTGGTCTGTGTTTTTACATTTTGTAAGTTATATAAAGCTAGTAAACTATGTGCAAGATATTATAAATCAACGTTATAGAACAGACACCGCATCAACTTTCTTGACTgatgtgctttttttaaaaaaagtgcttCTTGATAACAAGGTATTGTTGGCCACTTGTGAACCCTATTCGGGATAGATATGTGTGCTTTCTTTGCTCTCAGCAGGCTCTAAGGATTTGTAACATAGTATGCTGGCCCTTCTGTTACTGGGGCTAACCATGTAACTGAAAAAAGTGATTACAGAACTATATCCTATGAAATCTGGACTCCGTGAGAGAGCGGGGAGGAATGCATGGTTGCATGTCTTTAGACAGGAGGAAGAGGAATCCTGGAAAGGTATTAGTCAGAGAAACTATGGCAGTAAGTAAAACTTTGTGGAAAAGCAGAAACTCTGGAGAGGGGTTAACTGGTAAAAGAGGAGGCCTGGAGCAATGCGATGGAGGTGTGGGACTGTAACCTGAGTTTAAATTTGTACTTAGGGCCCCCTCAGAAGGAGGTTCAGTAGAAAGTGGGAGCAACTCCTTTCCCTTCTCACAGTCTCATGCCCTTGGTAAGACACTGCTTAGCCTAGGGTATGAGCAAAGGAACTGCCTGCACCACCACTATCAGTGTGTGTATCCTTGTGTCAACAAGGGAAAGGGGTTTTGAATCCATGGAGGGCAGTTGAATACCAAGCCTAGTGAGAGCTGGAAGACTGCTTCGTTACTTGAAAATGAGGGAATGATTTACTGAGTTTTGACCAGATAGTTAAATCTCGATTACCCCATCCACCACGTGAGACTGCAGACCGCTTGTGGAAGAGAGGAAACGGAGACATCAATGACAGTAAGATAAACCCATTTCAGAGTAATAGATGACAATTACAGAAATGTATTGATGGTTCTTTTGTGTTGTTGCATTCAATGTGTAACTGCaatgaagagtaacggtagttcgaattaggagctttaattcgaactacctagcccgtgccgtgtgtagctgcgagcaggtagttcgaactacggggcatttaaaaatggtggtgcctgggaacatgcaaataaagcccgggatatttaaatcccaggcttcatttgcaagttcgaacgactacattagccacccttatACCCAAATACCCTAGATTTTATTCCTTTCTAGTACAGACACATCTTGTCGTCTCCCCTACACATATATACCAAAGACTCAATACTCCTTATTTTAGACACCCACTGTCATTGAGACCTCAGCATACCACATTTTCTGTATGTGCAGGTCCAAAAGAACAATGCGTGCTCTATCATTATTCCACAGTGAAGCAGAAAATACAAACTAACCTAACCATCCTCCCTATTCAGATTTAAAACTTTAAACTTTTCCTACTAATAATCACCCTCTTCTGAATCAGACAACTTGCAGATGAACATAATATCCAGCTTCATCCAATTCATTTTGTATATTTATACTGCATACCTTAAAATATTCTGTTAATCACACCAGGCTAACTTTTTGCTTATCTGGTATATGTACAttgcaggtatgtctacacagcattgttatttttgaataactgacattatttcaaaataaatttgagctggaggacttactctgactcctgtatccctcaattcacaaggagtaagggaagttgaagaaagagtgttcttccttctgcttccagctgcgtggacagtgccaaaagctgaataaagctatttcgacttcagctacgcaactgacgcaacatacaggcagtccccgggttacgtacaagatagggactataggtttgttcttaagttgaatttgtacgtaactcggaactggctccagattcagctgctgccactgaaactgaccaggggctgactacaggaagccggaggcagagttgctctgcccccagcttcctggaatcagcctgatcagtttcaacagctgctgaatctggagcctgagacagaacagctggggcgctgcccggtaggttcccacaggaccaacccggcagcaccccagctgctctacccgaggcgtcccgcaacaaaagcctggtctgctgggggggggggcacactagctgcgccccctcccccccccagcagaccagggagacccgagcaaagccgcccaggcggcggcaaccccgccgcctgggcggctttgctcctgtccccctggtctgctgggggggggggggggtccagcagctttgcttgacccccccagcagaccagggggacaggagcaaagctgcccaggcggtgGGGGTCCTGCTGCctaggcggctttgctcccgggcaaacgagcaaagccgcccaggcggcggctttgctcgggtgtccctggtctgctggggggggggggaccggctttgctggaccccccccagcagaccagggagacctggagaagcttttctcgccccggaagacactggtggcgacccgccgcctgtgagcttcggggcgagaaaaaccccgttcgtaagtgcggatccgacataagtcggatccgcgtaagtcagggactgcctgtatcttaatttgacttttgccctgcagtgtagatgtgccctaagagatTGTATAAACTGCAGATGGAATATGCAAAAGGGCCTATGTGATTTGGCATAATACACTCACAGGGCAGGACTTATGTATCTACTTGACCTTAATTGATTATTTTGTAACTTAAATGTTTTGCTACAATCTATATAATTATATCCTCATCTTAAAATTTTAATGGTGTATATATTAAAAAAGTGACCTAATGAAGGCTCTAGGTCCTCTTATGTTCGCCCACACTAATGTGTCTCCTACACAATTCCTAAATTTCATGTGGCATGGAAGCTCCTATTGCCTTTCATAAATCATGATTTGTGCAAAgttcccagctcctgccaggtttCATTCTGCAATATCTCTAGCTAATTATGTTCCTTACCCTCTACAGCACTATATGTTCTGTGGATTCCTAACGTATCTGTGTTTTGCACTGCCCTATTGAGATTAGGAATGATCTACAAAGTTTCTATTTCTCATGTATTGTCCTTGCCATCCATAGACTTCATGATATGTCTCTCCTGCTATGAGAACTTAATGATGTATACACTTGTATTTCAAACAAAGTCAGTTTTTTGggaataatattttaattagCCCAATCTATAGATTCCAATtataaaaatgttgaaatttgTCATTTTAAACATTTCCAGGTTTTTATTTCAGCCAAACACCACAACTGCTTTCTCCTGAGGGGCTTAAGTAGGTGATCAATTGTTTCGCCTTCTCATATTGTACCTAGTAGAAATAAATTGGGGTGGCCAATATGATAGGTCCAAGATATTTGTCAGTTGGTTGCTAGCAAAGTGTTTTCAGTGGAGCGTTTCTCCACTCTGGAATTTTGTCTCCTCCCCAAACCAAGTTCTGATGCAAAAGAACTTGAGGCTAGTGATTTTTTAGAGCAGTTTCCAAAGCTGATGTATTTCTTCAGgatttgaggggggggggagaagtaaaTGGAAAGGGATTCAACTTGGAATATTATTGATATTAAATCATATTATTTCTATAGATATTAAATAACTGTTGCATGCAGGTAGAGCATTGGCTCaaccttcctttaaaaaaatcaatcacaTATTAAGTTGCTATATTGGTATCACTATGGCAAATATCACTATAAAAAACATTAGTGATGTGCCAAGGAAAATATGGAACCCTCCTCTTCTCCATTAGACTGAGGGATAAATAGCTCTGCTGTTCTTTTCCCATAAGTACggtcccttcttcctcctcccaagACTTAGGAAGGGGGGCTGTGTAGCTGCAGAAATTGGAGGAAAAATCCCTAGATGGAAAAACAAGGCTAGAAGCCTGCTTAGAGGAAATGGAAGGCTAGTTCTGGGGTATTTGGTGTATGGAAATTCCTGTGGAGCTTTGAGTTTGCAAATTTGAACTGCTCAGTGAACCTGAAGGTGTTAATTCATGGCAGAGGCTTTGAAAATGTAGAGCAGGGTTCTGTGCATGGACACAATTATGAATGAAATACTATACAATTAACACAGCTTTGTTCTTTGCAATTATAGGTCCCTTTAAAAATGAGAAATAGAAGTATAACAAATACTCACATCAGCCCATTCATGGAATGGGTTAAGACCAAGTCCCTTCCAGTAGGTGACTGTGTCAAACTCAATCTTGTATAACCCTGTTACAAATTGTTCCTCAGTTGTGAGCTCATGGATCTCTCCATTTTCATTGGTTTTTCTGTATGAGAGCAagataaaatacatttatttttgtgttCAGACATCTGAAACAGAGGCAATCTATAGCACTGAACTGTAATGACACTCTAGCCAGACATATAGGAAGCTGCTGAATGATCATCTGGAATGACTTGTTCCTCTCTGTTCTATGGAGGCCTGACAATCTCTTCTGGAATCTAGATCTTCCACACATGCTACGAAGTATGGCTGGGCTGTAGAAGCTTCTTTGTAGTTACTGCTGCAAAGACTGGAGGTGAGCCGCAAGGAATCTGGCATGGTTATTCACTGCTTTCTAAGAGAGCTGTTGGGCTGTTATTTAAATGTTACTTTAAAGTCAGGAGGGGCAAGAAAAATTAAGCACTGGCCTAAGTGTGCATAATGCCCATGATGTTTTAATAAGCACAATTAATATAGTGGCTATTtccccattattattatttattaatacttCATAAGGTGGATTCTGATTCCTTTTATTGTGCTCATCTTATTTACAGGAACACTTTTTCAATTAATTTGAATTACATTGAGATTGCCATAGGTTTGACAAAGTGTAGTTTTATGACATTTCAATGGTCCATTGACTTGTCTGTTCTCCACCAGCAAATAGGTTGTTTTAAATTAGTCTATCAAGACATTAATATTGGCTAGAAGCTGTAGAACTTTGAGTGCTAGCCAATGTGGGAATGCGGCAGCTTTATTAAACATTGTCTCCTGGCTTAAGTTAGCTCTTCTAGGAATTTGTTAAATCACAGATTCCATGTTCATCTTTCATTAGAATTCTTCCAAGCCTGTCCTTAGAATTTTTCCTGATTGATGAAAATGTTTCTTTATCTTACATTGATCATGGTTAATCAACTTACTTAAACGTTCTCAACTAAAGTCCAATAACTTTTAGCTATGAGTACAGTGATGCCCTATAGTGGGCTTCTGAGCATTTCTTGTTAAAATTCCAGTATCACACTGAAGTGAGTATGGAAGTAATTTCTCTGTCTCCAGTGAAGTTCAACTACTTAGAGAGCTCTACATGATTATCTCTGCCAGATAGACCCTAATGAAAATGCCACCACAGGTTCTTTGCATCAGATCTCAGGTGTTTTTAAACACTGACCTTAAAGCATCCAGCTCTCCCTTCCATGCCATGTTTACATACTCACCTGCCCATACAACCTGCCTCCCACTCTAAATTACACTGTATTTTGTATATTACCAGGGTAGCCTGTTTCTTTCAGGAATAAGTATACATATCTCAAGTGACAGCATATGCTATCAGCTGTTCACCATATGCTTGTGCTTCCTTCTTTGGGGTTAAGGACACATTTTGGTTTAAATGGGAAAATATATGGCTAGATTTTTACATTCCTTCACCCCCCTACTCAGTGTGATTATATGTATCCATGGGTTATTAGGTTTGTCATAAGTTCACTAAAATGTATTGGCACTTTTGTTGTAACAAATGGAGTATCACCACTAATAATTCCTTTGTGTAATAATATTGAAAGACTTGCCCAGTTGATCTGGGGTTAGGTGTCTCATTAGTGGTGGATTCCTGCAGTGTGACAACTTTCACTACCCACTTGTATGTCCAGACTATTGCAGACTTCTTATCAGAGGACACTGGTTTCCTTAGCCAGACAATATTCTTTCTCCTGTAAGTTACTATACCGTTGgcaatgaaagctttcttttttatGCTCCAATGCAGCCAGAATTCTTAACTGGCACTTTCAAGTTCAAACCAAGTTAGAAGTCTCTTCTGATTACAGCATACTATCTTATGTAGATATTGGTGGGCATTCATTCTCTTACAACATGACAGTGGAGGTAGACTTTATACTAAAAACTGAAGTGCTTCTTGTAGCCATAAAGGGAAATGTTATGAAGAGGAAGAATCAAAGAACAATTGATAGAAGAAAAGTTTTTATACCATATTTCATGCTGTCTGTGAGTTATCTCCCTTCTGTTAGCAATTTTTCCAAACCAGTCAGGACCCAGTCTACTAGCTTTACAGTTACAATTTAATTAGAAGAGGAGATCCCCACACAGAGTAAATATTTGGTGTTGGCATACATTACCTTACTGCTTCTCCAATTGTAACTAATACCATTTTACGTGTTTTTAACATGAATGCCTATAAAATTAGGGTTTTCTAAACTTTAGCCTCTTTCAAGACCTCTCTTGCCTCTTCTCATTTTATTATATTACTTACCCGGAGCTTAAGAGCTGCCAGGTTCCATCTTCAGCCTTTTTATATAATTTAATAGGCACACTGGAAGCTGGACATCCTCTGACTGAATCTAGAATTTTCACAATAAGAGGATGCTTGGAATCCTGTAGAGAAAAGAGAGATGTAATTCTTGTATGGAAAATTATATAGGAGTGATGGGGCATGATGGAGCATGCCTCATAAACATTTTACTTTTTTAGAAATAGAGGGTGTCACATACACTCTCGTTAAATGAGACCAAGTTGACTGTATGATACAAAAATGTAGCCTACAGGA
The DNA window shown above is from Pelodiscus sinensis isolate JC-2024 chromosome 2, ASM4963464v1, whole genome shotgun sequence and carries:
- the LOC102452195 gene encoding transthyretin → MAFRSLLLILLAGLVLFSEAAPLDSKHPLIVKILDSVRGCPASSVPIKLYKKAEDGTWQLLSSGKTNENGEIHELTTEEQFVTGLYKIEFDTVTYWKGLGLNPFHEWADVIFNANDSGHRHYTIAVLLSPFSYSTTAAVSEPKELGTAH